In Sphingomonas sp., a single window of DNA contains:
- a CDS encoding DUF2303 family protein: MDYATTSGGEFVQHVRTLVEDYVKADVYPVKDPASDVEALVVQSGNSVTPLDPKIFDPYRAAPRFRHGTAVMLSLDSLIAHVNRFKDTDSVVFANDDRVKPSLTAVLDYHRDGAEADPRFGKHRSIFEFPLSDEWKAWAQANDEKMTMAEFAAFLENRIIDVLYLIPGEDTLPEDLQRLVDTLGGPETIATPNKLMELARGLQVNDEAIVQEAVNLSSGEGVVRFQARHTDEHGAPLKVPSLFLIAIPVFRNGPLYRLAARLRYRAAQGRLTFWFELWRTDRTFDHAFSESLERVRVETALPVFVGKPEA, encoded by the coding sequence ATGGATTACGCAACAACCTCGGGCGGCGAGTTCGTTCAGCATGTCCGCACCTTGGTAGAGGACTACGTCAAAGCCGACGTGTACCCGGTCAAGGATCCCGCCTCCGACGTCGAGGCGCTTGTCGTCCAGTCCGGCAACAGCGTGACGCCGCTCGATCCGAAGATCTTCGATCCGTACCGCGCTGCGCCGCGCTTCCGGCACGGCACCGCCGTGATGCTCTCGCTCGACAGCCTGATCGCCCACGTCAACCGGTTCAAGGATACCGATTCCGTCGTCTTCGCGAATGACGATCGGGTGAAGCCGTCGCTTACCGCCGTGCTCGACTATCACCGCGACGGCGCTGAGGCGGACCCGCGCTTCGGCAAGCACCGCTCCATCTTCGAGTTCCCGCTCTCCGACGAGTGGAAAGCTTGGGCCCAGGCGAACGACGAGAAGATGACGATGGCCGAGTTCGCGGCCTTCCTCGAGAACCGCATCATCGACGTGTTGTACCTGATCCCCGGCGAGGACACGCTCCCCGAGGATCTGCAGCGGCTGGTCGACACCTTGGGGGGGCCGGAAACTATCGCCACGCCGAACAAGCTGATGGAACTCGCCCGCGGCCTGCAGGTGAATGACGAGGCGATCGTGCAGGAAGCGGTGAACCTGTCGAGCGGGGAGGGCGTCGTGCGCTTCCAGGCGCGGCACACCGACGAGCATGGCGCGCCGCTCAAGGTGCCCTCGCTGTTCCTGATCGCCATCCCGGTGTTCCGCAATGGGCCGCTGTACCGGCTCGCCGCCCGGCTCCGCTACCGGGCTGCTCAGGGGCGCCTGACCTTCTGGTTCGAGCTGTGGCGCACCGACCGCACCTTCGACCACGCCTTCAGCGAGTCGCTCGAGCGCGTCCGCGTCGAGACTGCGCTGCCGGTGTTCGTCGGCAAGCCTGAAGCCTGA